The window GGGAAACCGGTTTCGATCGGGCCTGTTTCATGATCGCCCCCAACGTCGGCGAGGAGCTCAAACCGCTTGCCGCGATTGCCTCGGGCGGCGAACTCTCCCGCGTGGTGCTGGCCCTCAAGGCGATCCTGGCGCAGTCCGATGCGGTCGCCACGATCATCTTCGACGAGGTCGATGCCGGCATCGGTGGCGGAGTCGCGGAAATGGTGGGGCAAAAGCTGGCCGCCCTGGCGCGCTACCACCAGGTTATCTGCATCACCCATCTGCCCCAGATCGCGCGGTTTGCCGACCACCACTATCGTATTTCCAAACACGTCGCTGGGGGCCGGACCCACACGCGGATCGCGCCGCTCACGGCCGAGGCGCGGGTGCAGGAAATCGCCCGGATGCTGGGGGGCGCCACCATCACCCCCAAAACCCTGGCGCACGCCCGCGAGATGCTTCACGGGCGCCTGTAGGCGGGACCTCGCAGCGACCGGCGGCCGCTTGACAAGCCCACTGCGGGATATTACAACCCGTGGCATATTTTTTTTTCCAGGGCCAAACGGAGGAAACCCATGCCCCTTTACGAATTCAAGTGCCAGGAATGCAGCCAAATATTCGAGCTTCTGGTCATGAACCGGGAACAAGACGTCGAAATGAAGTGCCCTCATTGCGGCTCCGAGGCCTTTGAACGCGTTCTCAGCACCACCCATTACGCCATGGGCGGCGGCGGCGCTTCGGCGACCGGCGACCGGCCTTCGGTTCAGACGCGTACCTGCTCCAGCGGCTCCTGCACCACCTACGATATTCCCGGTCCGGCCTGAGCCGGGCCGGCCGCGGCCGCAGGGTGATGCCATGGCGACCCGCCAGCCGGTTTACATCAACACCTACAAGCAGGGGGCGCTGAAGGCCAAGGTCAGGGCGGCCTGGAAAAAAATGCGCTCCTGCACCCTCTGTCCGCGGCGCTGCAAGGTCGACCGGTTGGCTGGGCAGACCGGGATCTGCAGAACCGGGCGGGTGGCCGTTGTGGCCAGCTTCGGCCCCCACTATGGCGAGGAGGCGCCGCTGGTAGGGCGCTACGGGTCAGGCACGATTTTTTTCAGTGGCTGCAGCCTGCTGTGCAGCTTCTGCCAGAATTTCGATATCAGCCGCGGGCAAGCGGGGGACCCCGCCAGCGTGGCCCAGCTGGCCGCCATGATGCTGGCCCTGCAGCAGGAGGGGTGCCACAATATCAATTTCGTCACCCCGTCCCACGTGGTTCCCCAAATTCTGGCGGCGGTGGCAGCGGCCGTTCCCAAGGGCCTCAGGATCCCGCTGATATACAACACCAGCGGCTATGACCGGGTGCAAACCCTGGAGTTGTTGGACGGGGTCGTCGATATCTATATGCCGGACTTCAAGTTTTGGGACCCCGAGGTGGCGCACGCCGTCTGCCGCGCCAGGGATTACCCGGCAGTTGCACGCGCGGCGTTGAAGGAAATGCATCGCCAGGTGGGCGAGCTGCGGATGGATTCCGATGGCCTGGCCTACCGGGGGGTGCTGGTGCGGCATCTGGTGATGCCCCACGGCCTGGCCGGTACCCCCGCGGTCATGGCCTTTATTGCCGGGGAAATATCCCCTGCCACGTACCTCAACATCATGACCCAATATCGGCCCTGCGGCCGGGCGTTCGAGGACCCGTTGCTGGCGGACATGCCGACCCGTGCCGATTTCGCGCACGCCTTCGAAGCCGCCCGATCGGCCGGCTTGACCAGGCTGGACAGGCCCCGCCGGGTATGGGGTCTTTTCTGACGG is drawn from Desulfobacteraceae bacterium and contains these coding sequences:
- a CDS encoding zinc ribbon domain-containing protein; this encodes MPLYEFKCQECSQIFELLVMNREQDVEMKCPHCGSEAFERVLSTTHYAMGGGGASATGDRPSVQTRTCSSGSCTTYDIPGPA
- a CDS encoding radical SAM protein, producing MATRQPVYINTYKQGALKAKVRAAWKKMRSCTLCPRRCKVDRLAGQTGICRTGRVAVVASFGPHYGEEAPLVGRYGSGTIFFSGCSLLCSFCQNFDISRGQAGDPASVAQLAAMMLALQQEGCHNINFVTPSHVVPQILAAVAAAVPKGLRIPLIYNTSGYDRVQTLELLDGVVDIYMPDFKFWDPEVAHAVCRARDYPAVARAALKEMHRQVGELRMDSDGLAYRGVLVRHLVMPHGLAGTPAVMAFIAGEISPATYLNIMTQYRPCGRAFEDPLLADMPTRADFAHAFEAARSAGLTRLDRPRRVWGLF